A section of the Amycolatopsis sp. AA4 genome encodes:
- the sigJ gene encoding RNA polymerase sigma factor SigJ, with translation MSTTTALEDLAAEFDAHRPHLIAAAYRLTGTRADAEDAAQEAWLRLSGLDDAGRAGIRDLRGWLTAVVGRICLDRLRSAAVRREKYVGEWLPEPIVTPLGAPASEDPLEAAVRDDGLRMAAMVVLDRLTPEQRVAFVLHDAFAVPFAEIADALGCSPAAARQHASRGRRAVEDADPPARLELAQQQPVLEKFVVALLAGDIRAVTELLHPDVVMIGDSDGRSRTSRRMIVGPDKVARFVLGVLAKYAPGTMENGRPVLVNGDLGLWLPGLPAVDGYLALDERVQTFSVRDGRIVGVYDQVNPEKLTGIRRPEQ, from the coding sequence ATGAGCACCACGACCGCGCTGGAGGACCTCGCCGCCGAGTTCGACGCCCACCGGCCGCACCTGATCGCCGCGGCCTACCGGCTCACCGGCACCCGCGCGGACGCCGAGGACGCGGCGCAGGAGGCCTGGCTGCGGCTGTCCGGGCTCGACGACGCGGGCCGCGCCGGGATCCGCGACCTGCGCGGCTGGCTGACCGCCGTGGTCGGCCGGATCTGCCTCGACCGGCTGCGGTCGGCGGCGGTGCGGCGCGAGAAGTACGTGGGCGAATGGCTGCCCGAGCCGATCGTGACGCCGCTCGGCGCGCCAGCCAGCGAGGATCCGCTCGAGGCCGCGGTGCGCGACGACGGCCTGCGCATGGCCGCGATGGTGGTGCTCGACCGGCTGACCCCCGAGCAGCGCGTGGCGTTCGTGCTGCACGACGCGTTCGCGGTGCCCTTCGCCGAAATCGCCGACGCACTGGGCTGCAGCCCGGCGGCCGCGCGCCAGCACGCCTCCCGCGGCCGCCGCGCGGTCGAGGACGCCGACCCGCCCGCCCGGCTCGAACTGGCGCAGCAGCAGCCGGTGCTGGAGAAGTTCGTCGTCGCGCTGCTGGCGGGAGACATCCGCGCGGTCACCGAACTGCTGCACCCGGACGTGGTCATGATCGGCGATTCCGACGGCCGCTCGCGCACGAGCCGCCGGATGATCGTCGGGCCGGACAAGGTCGCCCGCTTCGTGCTCGGGGTGCTGGCGAAATACGCGCCGGGCACGATGGAGAACGGGCGGCCGGTGCTCGTCAACGGCGACCTCGGCCTGTGGCTGCCGGGGCTGCCCGCGGTCGACGGCTACCTGGCCCTGGACGAGCGCGTCCAGACGTTCAGCGTGCGCGACGGCCGCATCGTCGGCGTGTACGACCAGGTCAACCCGGAGAAGCTCACCGGAATCAGGCGGCCGGAGCAGTAG
- a CDS encoding serpin family protein, producing the protein MALDSHLTFTLALHGATAPPGSDACFSPYSAASALGLAEQAARGRTAEELAAVLGRDQSGLLHAAAELGDGAQLAVANTLWAADGITVEDNFQAALVRWPGGKAETVPFETDPEGARRRINDDVDQTTHGLIPELLPEGAIHPHTRASLVNALYLKTAWRRPFPEHATADADFHTPDGVRPVPTMHLDESVGYAHENGWQVVRLAAEGGVETVILLPDGDLESAEAALDAQSLRALVESPKQHKIRLALPKISLDVRADLERALQGLGVRELFTDDADLTGLTPDRPLWVDSILHQAVLRLDEQGLEGAAATAIQMRTMSLISGEPLEVRVDRPFLLLVRHAETGAVYFFARVVRPA; encoded by the coding sequence ATGGCCCTGGACAGCCACCTCACCTTCACCCTGGCGTTGCACGGTGCGACCGCGCCCCCGGGAAGCGACGCGTGCTTCTCGCCCTACTCGGCGGCGAGCGCGCTCGGCCTGGCCGAACAGGCCGCCCGCGGGCGCACCGCGGAAGAGCTGGCCGCCGTGCTCGGGCGCGATCAGAGCGGGCTGCTCCACGCCGCCGCTGAGCTGGGCGACGGTGCCCAGCTGGCCGTCGCGAACACGCTCTGGGCCGCGGACGGGATCACCGTCGAGGACAACTTCCAGGCCGCACTCGTGCGCTGGCCCGGCGGCAAAGCCGAGACCGTGCCGTTCGAGACCGATCCCGAGGGCGCGCGCCGGCGGATCAACGACGACGTGGACCAGACCACTCACGGCCTGATCCCGGAGTTGCTGCCCGAGGGCGCGATCCACCCGCATACGCGCGCCAGCCTGGTCAACGCGCTCTACCTGAAAACTGCCTGGCGGCGTCCGTTCCCCGAACACGCCACCGCGGATGCCGACTTCCACACCCCCGACGGCGTGCGTCCGGTGCCGACGATGCACCTGGACGAATCCGTCGGCTACGCGCACGAAAACGGCTGGCAGGTCGTCCGGCTGGCGGCCGAGGGCGGCGTCGAGACGGTGATCCTGCTGCCGGACGGCGACCTCGAAAGCGCCGAAGCCGCGCTCGACGCGCAGTCGTTGCGCGCGCTCGTGGAAAGCCCGAAGCAGCACAAAATCAGGCTGGCGCTGCCCAAAATCTCCCTCGACGTGCGCGCCGACCTCGAACGGGCGTTGCAGGGCCTCGGCGTGCGCGAGCTGTTCACCGACGACGCGGATCTCACCGGGCTCACGCCGGACCGTCCGCTGTGGGTGGACAGCATCCTGCACCAGGCCGTGCTCCGCCTGGACGAACAAGGTCTCGAAGGCGCGGCCGCCACCGCGATCCAGATGCGCACGATGTCGCTCATCTCCGGCGAACCGCTCGAAGTCCGGGTCGACCGGCCGTTCCTGCTGCTCGTTCGCCACGCCGAGACCGGCGCGGTGTACTTCTTCGCCCGGGTGGTGCGCCCCGCGTGA
- the dnaG gene encoding DNA primase: MAGRIRESDIAEVRERNRIDEVVGEYVALRRAGGGSLKGLCPFHDEKTPSFNVRPTHGTFHCFGCGEGGDVIKFIQKIDLVSFVEAVERLADRVGIRLTYEGGGASVQRDRGTRSRLIEAHRAAAEFYVEQLGTDEARAARDFLTERGFDAAAAKQFGCGFAPGGWDKLTKHLLNRGFEVKELIASGLSKEGQRGPIDRFHRRLVWPIRDVGNDVVGFGARRLFDDDRISAKYLNTSETPIYKKSHVMFGLDQAKREIAKRHQVVVVEGYTDVMAMHAAGVPTAVASSGTAFGEDHMKVLRRLMMDDDAFRGEVIFTFDGDEAGQKAALKAFEGDQTFAGQTYIAVAPDGMDPCELRIAKGDAAVRDLVARRTPLFEFVIKSMLKQFDLDSVDGQVAALQKTVPMVAAIKDRASRDGYASKLAWWVGWQDVAQVVNRVRGAAGAAARRGPVEVQPRRSAARQEAPAPEPEKQDLPRPAPNDPRFVGQREALKAALQQPAIAGPEYDSLPEEAFTHPVYVAVHLAVLKAGGAASGLTGPALLDAASAHCPEGTVRRVLSELAVEPLRALGEVDSRYISGVLAGVQENLVGRQIGEIKSKLQRLSPVEAPDDYRALFGDLVALEQYRKSLREQAASGWE, translated from the coding sequence GTGGCAGGACGGATTCGGGAGAGCGATATCGCGGAGGTGCGTGAGCGCAACCGGATCGACGAGGTCGTGGGGGAGTACGTCGCGCTGCGCCGCGCCGGCGGGGGCAGCCTGAAGGGCCTGTGCCCGTTCCACGACGAGAAGACCCCGTCGTTCAACGTGCGCCCCACTCACGGGACCTTCCACTGCTTCGGCTGTGGCGAGGGCGGCGACGTCATCAAGTTCATTCAGAAGATCGACCTCGTGTCGTTCGTCGAGGCGGTCGAGCGGCTCGCCGACCGGGTCGGGATCCGGCTGACCTACGAGGGCGGCGGCGCGTCGGTGCAGCGCGACCGGGGCACGCGGTCCCGGCTGATCGAGGCGCACCGCGCGGCGGCCGAGTTCTACGTCGAGCAGCTGGGCACCGACGAGGCGCGCGCGGCGCGGGACTTCCTCACCGAGCGCGGGTTCGACGCCGCCGCGGCCAAGCAGTTCGGCTGCGGGTTCGCGCCCGGCGGCTGGGACAAGCTCACCAAGCACCTGCTCAACCGCGGGTTCGAGGTGAAGGAGCTGATCGCGTCCGGCCTGTCGAAGGAGGGCCAGCGCGGTCCGATCGACCGGTTCCACCGGCGGCTGGTGTGGCCGATCCGCGACGTCGGCAACGACGTGGTCGGCTTCGGCGCGCGGCGGCTGTTCGACGACGACCGGATCTCGGCGAAGTACCTCAACACCTCCGAAACGCCGATCTACAAGAAGTCGCACGTCATGTTCGGCCTCGACCAGGCCAAGCGGGAGATCGCGAAACGGCACCAGGTCGTGGTGGTCGAGGGCTACACCGACGTGATGGCGATGCACGCGGCGGGCGTGCCGACGGCGGTCGCGTCGTCGGGCACCGCGTTCGGCGAGGACCACATGAAGGTCCTGCGCCGGCTGATGATGGACGACGACGCCTTCCGCGGCGAAGTGATCTTCACCTTCGACGGCGACGAGGCGGGGCAGAAGGCGGCGCTCAAGGCGTTCGAGGGCGACCAGACCTTCGCCGGGCAGACCTACATCGCGGTCGCGCCGGACGGGATGGACCCGTGCGAGCTGCGCATCGCGAAGGGCGACGCCGCGGTGCGCGACCTGGTGGCCCGGCGCACGCCGCTGTTCGAGTTCGTGATCAAGAGCATGCTGAAGCAGTTCGACCTGGATTCGGTCGACGGCCAGGTCGCCGCGCTGCAGAAGACCGTGCCGATGGTCGCCGCGATCAAGGACCGGGCGAGCCGGGACGGATACGCGTCGAAGCTCGCCTGGTGGGTCGGCTGGCAGGACGTCGCGCAGGTGGTCAACCGGGTGCGAGGCGCGGCCGGCGCGGCGGCACGGCGGGGGCCGGTCGAAGTGCAGCCGAGGCGGTCCGCGGCCCGGCAGGAGGCCCCCGCGCCCGAGCCGGAGAAGCAGGATCTGCCGCGTCCCGCGCCGAACGACCCGCGGTTCGTCGGGCAGCGCGAAGCGCTCAAGGCCGCGCTGCAGCAGCCCGCGATCGCCGGTCCGGAGTACGACTCGCTGCCGGAAGAAGCGTTCACGCACCCGGTGTACGTCGCGGTGCACCTGGCCGTGCTGAAGGCGGGCGGGGCGGCTTCCGGGCTCACCGGGCCCGCGCTGCTGGACGCCGCGTCGGCGCACTGTCCGGAAGGGACGGTCCGCCGCGTGCTCAGCGAACTGGCGGTGGAACCGTTGCGCGCCTTGGGAGAAGTGGACTCGCGCTACATCTCCGGCGTCCTCGCGGGCGTGCAGGAGAACCTCGTCGGCAGGCAGATCGGCGAGATCAAATCGAAGCTGCAGCGGCTGTCGCCGGTCGAGGCCCCGGACGACTACCGGGCCCTGTTCGGCGACCTGGTCGCGCTGGAGCAGTACCGGAAGTCGCTGCGCGAGCAGGCGGCGAGCGGGTGGGAGTGA
- a CDS encoding trans-aconitate 2-methyltransferase: MSYWNTNVARHPGILRAVPGGCSTALDVGCGDGLLVRKLASVVPSVTGIDKSPEMVAQARSLSGDRFVEGDFLAADLGAYDFICSVATIHHLDFEAALTRMRDLLNPGGALVVVGLARDANVTDRAATLAAAPLVRVVKTVRRAHGPDGMPERQPRMSYREVRTAAQRLLPGVRYRRHVLRRYSLTWRKPS; this comes from the coding sequence ATGTCGTACTGGAACACGAACGTCGCCCGCCACCCGGGCATCCTTCGTGCGGTGCCCGGCGGATGCTCGACCGCGCTGGACGTCGGCTGCGGAGACGGCCTGCTGGTGCGGAAACTGGCTTCCGTGGTGCCTTCGGTCACCGGGATCGACAAGTCCCCGGAGATGGTCGCTCAGGCCCGTTCGCTGTCGGGTGACAGGTTCGTCGAGGGAGACTTCCTCGCCGCCGACCTCGGCGCCTACGACTTCATCTGCTCGGTGGCGACCATCCACCACCTGGACTTCGAAGCCGCCCTCACCCGGATGCGGGACCTGCTGAACCCAGGAGGCGCGCTGGTCGTGGTCGGCCTGGCCCGCGACGCGAACGTCACGGACCGAGCAGCGACGCTCGCGGCCGCCCCGCTCGTGCGCGTGGTGAAGACGGTCCGCCGCGCCCACGGCCCGGACGGCATGCCGGAGAGGCAGCCGCGGATGAGCTACCGCGAAGTACGCACGGCCGCGCAACGGCTGCTGCCCGGGGTGCGGTACCGCCGACACGTGCTCCGCCGGTACTCGCTTACCTGGCGAAAACCGTCCTGA
- a CDS encoding YdcF family protein, which yields MEAWTGPTAGNWVRRIVFGVVLALVAVIGGTAFRVWQVARENDRTPADAIVVLGAAQYNGKPSEIFTARLEKARQLYTEGVAKTVITAGGKKSRDNFTEATAGARWLTKHGVPASATLPVGEGNDTLRSLRAVADQVKARGWRSVVLVSDPWHSYRSRTMSEDLGLEAWAAPTHSGPIVQERSTQVRYIFRETGALLFYELTKSPADDLFGTTMG from the coding sequence ATGGAGGCGTGGACAGGTCCGACCGCGGGAAACTGGGTGCGCCGCATCGTTTTCGGTGTGGTGCTGGCCCTCGTCGCGGTCATCGGGGGCACCGCGTTCCGCGTGTGGCAGGTCGCGCGCGAGAACGACCGGACGCCGGCCGACGCGATCGTCGTGCTGGGCGCCGCTCAGTACAACGGCAAGCCCTCGGAGATTTTCACCGCGCGGCTGGAGAAGGCGCGGCAGCTGTACACCGAAGGGGTCGCCAAGACCGTCATCACGGCGGGCGGCAAGAAAAGCCGCGACAACTTCACCGAGGCGACCGCCGGGGCGCGCTGGCTGACCAAGCACGGCGTGCCGGCGTCCGCGACGCTGCCGGTCGGCGAGGGCAACGACACCCTGCGCAGTCTGCGCGCGGTCGCCGATCAGGTGAAGGCGCGCGGCTGGCGTTCGGTGGTGCTGGTCAGCGACCCGTGGCATTCCTACCGGTCGCGCACGATGTCCGAGGACCTCGGGCTGGAAGCCTGGGCCGCGCCGACGCACAGCGGGCCGATCGTGCAGGAGCGGTCCACGCAGGTCCGCTATATCTTCCGGGAAACCGGCGCGCTGCTGTTCTACGAGCTGACCAAGTCGCCCGCGGACGACCTGTTCGGCACGACGATGGGCTGA
- a CDS encoding carboxymuconolactone decarboxylase family protein has protein sequence MPRIPVKRAADGGPVLKLFYRIAGKRYGAVPEPMAVVAHHRGLLRTSIAHELMAEKASKHLPANVRELAVYRVATKIGCSWCVDFGTMLQRHDGLDIDRLKHIDEYATSPLFTRQERLALALADAMSGPTVTVTDEQIAELVAEFGEKGVVELTYQIGLENSRARMNSALGIVDQGFTSGDACRVPIP, from the coding sequence ATGCCTCGTATCCCGGTCAAACGAGCCGCGGACGGCGGCCCGGTGCTGAAGCTCTTCTACCGGATCGCCGGCAAGCGGTACGGCGCGGTGCCGGAGCCGATGGCCGTCGTGGCGCACCACCGCGGGCTGCTGCGGACCAGCATCGCGCACGAGCTGATGGCGGAGAAGGCGTCGAAGCACCTGCCCGCCAACGTGCGGGAACTCGCGGTCTACCGCGTCGCCACGAAGATCGGCTGCTCGTGGTGCGTCGATTTCGGCACCATGCTGCAGCGGCACGACGGCCTCGACATCGACCGGCTCAAGCACATCGACGAGTACGCGACGTCGCCGCTGTTCACCCGCCAGGAGCGGCTGGCGCTGGCGCTCGCGGACGCGATGTCCGGGCCGACCGTCACGGTCACCGACGAGCAGATCGCTGAGCTGGTCGCCGAATTCGGCGAGAAGGGCGTGGTCGAGCTGACCTACCAGATCGGCCTGGAGAACTCGCGGGCGCGGATGAACAGCGCGCTCGGGATCGTGGACCAGGGCTTCACGTCCGGCGACGCCTGCCGGGTCCCGATCCCCTGA
- a CDS encoding trans-aconitate 2-methyltransferase has product MWDPAKYLDYSDLRGRPFYDLIGRISAASPRRVVDLGCGPGTLTLDLALRWPDAVLEAMDSSPEMVAAARERGVAAEVGDVRTWTPKPDTDVVVSNAVLQWVPGHEDLLRRWAAELPAGAVLAVQVPGNFSAPSHALSRQLAASPEWSSRLSSVSLRAEDAVGEPRDYANLLADAGCLVDAWETTYVQRLSGSRAVLEWITGTALRPIRAALGDEDWAAFQDDLAPLLDEAYPPRPDGTTWFEFRRIFFVATIPG; this is encoded by the coding sequence GTGTGGGATCCGGCGAAGTACCTCGACTATTCCGACCTGCGGGGCCGGCCGTTCTATGACCTGATCGGGCGAATCTCGGCGGCTTCCCCTCGTCGGGTGGTCGACCTGGGCTGCGGCCCCGGCACCCTGACCCTGGACCTGGCGCTCCGCTGGCCGGACGCGGTCCTGGAGGCGATGGACAGCTCGCCGGAGATGGTCGCCGCGGCCCGGGAGCGCGGGGTGGCCGCCGAGGTCGGCGACGTCCGGACGTGGACGCCGAAACCGGACACCGACGTGGTCGTCTCGAACGCCGTCCTGCAGTGGGTGCCCGGGCACGAGGACCTGCTGCGCCGCTGGGCCGCGGAACTTCCCGCCGGCGCCGTGCTGGCGGTGCAGGTCCCCGGCAACTTCTCGGCCCCTTCGCACGCCCTGAGCCGTCAGCTGGCGGCCTCTCCGGAGTGGTCGTCGCGCCTCTCGTCGGTGTCTTTGCGAGCCGAAGACGCCGTCGGCGAGCCGCGCGACTACGCGAACCTCCTCGCGGACGCCGGTTGCCTGGTCGACGCCTGGGAAACCACGTACGTGCAACGACTTTCGGGCTCGCGCGCGGTGCTGGAGTGGATCACCGGAACCGCCCTCCGCCCGATCCGCGCCGCACTGGGCGACGAGGACTGGGCCGCCTTCCAAGACGACCTCGCCCCGCTGCTGGACGAGGCCTACCCGCCGCGCCCGGACGGCACCACCTGGTTCGAATTCCGGCGGATCTTCTTCGTCGCCACGATCCCCGGCTGA
- a CDS encoding glycosyl transferase produces the protein MRRSWADAGIIGAYLAFSVLLFGGLWADLGQGYLWNSASDQNLWEWFFAVTAKSVQHLENPLTSGLQNYPLGVNMMANTAMLGVGVPLTPITLAFGPTVTWAIVLTGSLAGSAAAWYWVFSRHLVRHRVSAAIGGAFAGFAPPMISHANAHPNFVAWFLLPFIALKVIQLAQGQRPVRNGIWLGVLTAYQIFLGEEPLLIFALGFLIFAVAYCVSRRREVKAMVRPVLLGGGIAVALTLVVVAFPLWWQFFGPDSYTGLEHGQVGNDTAAMTRFATQSVSGQPEAAAAVSLNRTEENAFFGWPLIVLMVVVTVWLWREVVARSLAISMFLMAWLSLGSEITVLHENTGVPGPWKLLADLPLFESLLESRLAMACVPAIGALLAIATDRVFSAAEKGDLKLPVRLIWLGAVAAVLLPIAPTQLLVQKRPPTPAFFADGTWQTYVAPGGTVVPVPLPSSGESEPLHWQMDAGLRYAMPEGYFVGPQGPDDKRGRYGSYQRPTSMLFDRVRDSKQAQEITDADRDQAIEDLRYWNASVLVLIPREHSDAYRATVDLLLRKPGQYVDGVWIWDVRPITARR, from the coding sequence ATGCGCCGGTCCTGGGCCGACGCCGGGATCATCGGCGCGTACCTGGCGTTCTCGGTCCTCCTGTTCGGCGGCCTGTGGGCCGACCTCGGACAGGGCTACCTGTGGAACAGCGCGTCGGACCAGAACCTGTGGGAATGGTTCTTCGCGGTCACCGCGAAATCGGTGCAGCACCTGGAAAACCCGCTCACCAGCGGCCTGCAGAACTACCCGCTCGGCGTGAACATGATGGCCAACACGGCCATGCTGGGCGTCGGCGTCCCGCTCACCCCGATCACGCTCGCCTTCGGCCCCACCGTCACCTGGGCGATCGTGCTCACCGGCAGTCTCGCCGGCAGCGCGGCGGCCTGGTACTGGGTGTTCTCGCGGCACCTCGTGCGGCACCGCGTGTCCGCGGCGATCGGCGGCGCGTTCGCCGGATTCGCGCCGCCGATGATCTCGCACGCCAACGCGCATCCGAACTTCGTCGCGTGGTTCCTGCTGCCGTTCATCGCGCTCAAGGTGATCCAGCTGGCGCAGGGGCAGCGGCCGGTGCGCAACGGGATCTGGCTCGGCGTGCTCACCGCGTACCAGATTTTCCTCGGCGAAGAGCCGCTGCTGATCTTCGCTCTCGGCTTCCTGATTTTCGCGGTCGCCTACTGCGTTTCGCGGCGGCGCGAGGTCAAGGCGATGGTGCGGCCGGTGCTGCTGGGCGGCGGCATCGCGGTGGCGCTGACGCTGGTGGTCGTCGCGTTCCCGTTATGGTGGCAGTTCTTCGGCCCGGACAGCTACACCGGGCTCGAGCACGGCCAGGTCGGCAACGACACCGCCGCGATGACCCGGTTCGCGACCCAGTCGGTGTCCGGGCAGCCGGAGGCGGCGGCCGCGGTGTCGCTGAACCGCACCGAGGAGAACGCGTTCTTCGGCTGGCCGCTGATCGTGTTGATGGTCGTGGTCACGGTGTGGCTGTGGCGCGAGGTCGTGGCCCGTTCGCTGGCGATCTCGATGTTCCTGATGGCGTGGCTTTCGCTCGGCTCCGAAATCACCGTGCTGCACGAGAACACCGGCGTGCCCGGTCCGTGGAAACTCCTGGCGGACCTGCCGTTGTTCGAATCGCTGCTGGAATCGCGGCTGGCCATGGCGTGCGTGCCCGCGATCGGCGCGCTGCTGGCGATCGCGACCGACCGCGTGTTTTCCGCGGCGGAAAAGGGCGACCTGAAGCTGCCGGTGCGGCTGATCTGGCTCGGCGCGGTCGCGGCCGTGCTGCTGCCGATCGCGCCGACGCAGCTGCTCGTGCAGAAACGTCCGCCGACGCCCGCGTTCTTCGCCGACGGCACCTGGCAGACCTACGTCGCGCCCGGCGGAACCGTCGTGCCGGTGCCGCTGCCGAGTTCGGGGGAGTCGGAGCCGCTGCACTGGCAGATGGACGCCGGCCTGCGGTACGCGATGCCCGAGGGCTACTTCGTCGGACCGCAGGGCCCGGACGACAAACGCGGCCGCTACGGCTCCTACCAGCGGCCGACCTCGATGCTGTTCGACCGGGTCCGCGACTCCAAGCAGGCACAGGAGATCACCGACGCCGACCGGGACCAGGCGATCGAGGACCTGCGCTACTGGAACGCCAGCGTCCTCGTGCTGATCCCGCGCGAGCACAGCGACGCCTATCGCGCGACCGTCGACCTTCTGCTGCGCAAACCCGGGCAGTACGTGGACGGCGTGTGGATCTGGGATGTGCGCCCGATCACCGCGCGCCGCTGA
- a CDS encoding deoxyguanosinetriphosphate triphosphohydrolase — MSDGYREHDRARVLAEEPKGAALAGARPDGRSAFARDRARVLHSAALRRLAGKTQVVGPGEGAEVSGAPRTRLTHSLEVAQIGRGIAEELGADPDLVDTAGLAHDIGHPPFGHNGERALDQAAQACGGFEGNAQTLRILTRLEPKAVGPDGATAGLNLTRACLDATTKYPWPRRSGEPKYGVYPDDLPVFGWIREGAPGLRRCLEAQIMDWSDDVAYSVHDVEDGVLAGRIRLRLLADPEERAAVAEAAARHFSTLSVSTLEGAAKELLDLPVVAELVHAEPDGSLRAQVALKRLTSELVGRFASAAVTGTRAGYGEGPLTRYAARLAVPEQVGAEVALLKALALRYVMSDRRRLAMQDGQREVITELVAALCRRAPEALDPLLVPAWNAAADDAARLRVVVDQVASLTDAQAYEWHRWHTGRHGTAPPGEP; from the coding sequence GTGAGTGACGGCTACCGCGAGCACGACCGCGCCCGCGTGCTGGCCGAGGAACCCAAGGGCGCGGCGCTGGCCGGTGCGCGGCCCGACGGGCGCAGCGCGTTCGCCCGCGACCGCGCGCGCGTGCTGCATTCCGCCGCGCTGCGCCGGCTGGCGGGCAAAACGCAGGTGGTCGGCCCGGGCGAGGGCGCGGAGGTCAGCGGCGCGCCGCGGACCCGGCTCACGCATTCGCTGGAGGTCGCGCAGATCGGCCGCGGCATCGCCGAGGAGCTGGGCGCGGACCCGGACCTGGTCGACACCGCGGGCCTGGCGCACGACATCGGCCACCCGCCGTTCGGCCACAACGGCGAACGCGCGCTCGACCAGGCGGCCCAGGCGTGCGGCGGCTTCGAGGGCAACGCGCAGACGTTGCGCATCCTCACGAGGCTCGAGCCCAAGGCGGTCGGCCCCGACGGCGCGACGGCCGGGCTCAACCTCACCCGGGCGTGTCTCGACGCCACCACGAAGTATCCGTGGCCGCGCCGGTCCGGGGAGCCGAAATACGGCGTGTACCCGGACGACCTGCCCGTGTTCGGCTGGATCCGCGAGGGCGCGCCCGGCCTGCGCCGGTGCCTGGAAGCGCAGATCATGGACTGGTCGGACGACGTCGCGTATTCGGTCCACGACGTCGAGGACGGCGTGCTGGCCGGGCGGATCCGGTTGCGGCTGCTGGCCGATCCGGAGGAACGCGCGGCAGTCGCCGAAGCGGCGGCGCGGCACTTCTCCACGCTGTCGGTGTCCACTTTGGAGGGTGCGGCGAAGGAGCTGCTCGACCTGCCGGTGGTAGCCGAACTGGTACACGCGGAACCGGACGGTTCGCTGCGGGCCCAGGTCGCGCTGAAGCGGCTCACGAGCGAACTGGTCGGTCGGTTCGCGTCGGCCGCGGTCACCGGCACCCGAGCGGGCTACGGAGAGGGCCCGCTCACCCGCTACGCCGCCCGGCTGGCGGTGCCGGAACAGGTCGGGGCGGAGGTGGCGCTGCTCAAGGCACTGGCGCTGCGGTACGTGATGAGCGACCGCCGCCGGCTGGCAATGCAGGACGGGCAGCGAGAGGTGATCACCGAGCTGGTGGCGGCCCTCTGCCGGCGAGCGCCCGAAGCACTGGACCCGCTGCTGGTACCCGCGTGGAATGCCGCAGCCGACGACGCGGCGCGGCTGCGCGTGGTGGTGGACCAGGTGGCGTCCCTCACCGACGCGCAGGCGTACGAATGGCACCGCTGGCACACCGGCCGCCACGGAACGGCTCCGCCTGGCGAACCGTGA
- a CDS encoding recombinase family protein has translation MVGTDQDSWRVMDELWGTAESTVERDTAGPVAFYGRCSTEENQDPRTSRAWQLGVARRFVEPLGGRVVVEFFDVDQSRSVPWHRRAEAARLLGLLKNPGRGWRGVVVGEGTRCWFGNQFSLVAPRLAAYAVDAWVPELGGRYDPKNPSHAVLMSVLGGMSESERRHVQARVRAAMDAQVVNEGRHEGGRAPCGYVVADGGPHPNPRKAAEGGRLRVLRIDPAAAPIVRRIFAEYLAGSGDRTIAAGLNRDGVLCPSACRPRQNPHRRADGWQGSTVRSILENPRYSGYAFFGRWTSCELLVDPEDGAAGHVIRFRRADPSTVVRSRTPAHPLVVTVEDFTRVQLLCRGKRHVRRSEA, from the coding sequence ATGGTTGGTACGGATCAGGACTCCTGGCGCGTCATGGACGAGCTGTGGGGAACGGCTGAGTCGACGGTGGAGCGGGACACGGCTGGCCCAGTGGCGTTCTACGGTCGCTGCTCGACCGAGGAAAACCAGGACCCGCGGACGTCACGAGCCTGGCAGCTCGGCGTGGCTCGCAGATTCGTCGAACCGCTAGGCGGTCGGGTGGTGGTCGAGTTCTTCGACGTGGACCAGTCCCGGTCGGTGCCGTGGCACCGCCGCGCCGAGGCCGCACGGCTGCTCGGCCTGTTGAAAAATCCAGGCCGGGGGTGGCGCGGCGTTGTGGTGGGGGAAGGCACGCGCTGCTGGTTCGGCAATCAGTTCTCGTTGGTCGCGCCTCGGCTGGCCGCGTATGCTGTCGACGCGTGGGTGCCTGAGCTCGGCGGGCGTTACGACCCGAAGAATCCGTCGCACGCGGTGCTGATGAGCGTGCTGGGCGGGATGAGCGAGTCCGAGCGCCGTCACGTGCAGGCACGAGTGCGTGCGGCGATGGACGCTCAGGTCGTCAACGAAGGACGGCACGAGGGCGGCCGGGCGCCGTGCGGGTATGTCGTGGCCGACGGCGGGCCGCATCCGAACCCGCGGAAGGCTGCGGAAGGGGGACGGCTGCGGGTGCTGCGGATCGACCCGGCCGCCGCGCCGATCGTGCGCAGGATTTTCGCCGAGTACCTGGCCGGCAGCGGCGACCGGACCATCGCCGCAGGGCTGAACCGCGATGGCGTGCTTTGTCCGTCGGCGTGCCGGCCGCGGCAGAACCCGCACCGGCGCGCCGACGGGTGGCAAGGCAGCACGGTGCGGTCGATCCTGGAGAACCCGCGCTACAGCGGGTACGCGTTCTTCGGCCGCTGGACAAGTTGCGAGCTGCTGGTCGACCCGGAGGACGGCGCAGCGGGACACGTCATCCGGTTCCGGCGCGCCGATCCCAGCACGGTCGTACGGTCACGAACACCGGCTCATCCGCTTGTCGTGACGGTCGAAGACTTCACCCGCGTCCAACTTCTGTGCCGCGGGAAGCGGCATGTCCGCCGTAGCGAGGCATAA